A genomic segment from Anabas testudineus chromosome 6, fAnaTes1.2, whole genome shotgun sequence encodes:
- the parvg gene encoding gamma-parvin isoform X1 yields MTLFESSCQPQEKEATQTQKARGKKTCSLRLFSSPDPGNNSLTRSRPTEVKIAPRGRAMETDIFANQKEEDAIDSQYFQGEKRKVIQPSSLKDPKLEKLKEVLTNWINGILKPEHIVVQSLQEDLYDGLVLHHLLSSLAGVHLPVEEMALTSTAQIRKLEVIMEELNKRLGLEDSDQIRWNVNLIHNKDLLATIHLLVAMVRCFQPETDLPPNVKIEVVIVEVGRSGIKSDVQVEILTQDSITRKDSISNTESEDPIEQLLKLEAHKVNTVKKAILHFVNQNMSTMGLQVADMDKQFSDGVILLLLIGQLEGFFIPLCDFNLTPVSHSEMLHNVTLALDLLNDMGLQMSSIDPQDIVSQDVTATLKVLYALFKKHKGK; encoded by the exons ATGACCTTGTTTGAAAGTTCCTGTCAACCTCAGGAAAAGGAAGCCACACAAACCCAAAAAGCACGGGGAAAGAAAACTTGCTCACTGAGGCTTTTCTCTTCTCCAGATCCAGGAAACAACAGTTTGACACGCTCCAG GCCAACAGAAGTGAAGATCGCACCTAGAGGAAGAGCAATGGAGACTGATATCTTTGCGAATCAAAAAGAGGAAGATGCCATAGACTCTCAGTATTTCCAGG gagagaagaggaaagtcATTCAGCCATCATCTTTAAAAGACCCCAAACTAGAAAAGTTAAAGGAG GTGTTGACTAATTGGATCAATGGCATTTTGAAACCAGAGCACATAGTGGTTCAGAGTCTGCAGGAGGATCTGTACGATGGACTGGTGCTTCATCACCTGCTGT CCAGTTTGGCCGGTGTACACTTGCCCGTGGAGGAAATGGCACTGACCAGCACTGCTCAGATCCGCAAGCTGGAAGTGATCATGGAGGAGCTGAACAAGAGATTAGGCTTAGAGGACAGTGACCAGATCAGGTGGAATGTCAATC tCATCCACAACAAAGACCTTCTGGCCACTATTCATCTGCTGGTTGCCATGGTGAGATGTTTCCAGCCTGAAACTGATTTGCCACCGAATGTGAAGATTGAAGTTGTAATAGTGGAA GTCGGCAGAAGTGGAATAAAGTCAGATGTACAGGTGGAGATCCTAACTCAGGACAG CATAACAAGGAAGGACTCCATCAGCAACACTGAGA GCGAAGATCCCATTGAGCAACTGCTGAAGCTTGAGGCTCACAAGGTCAACACAGTGAAGAAG GCTATATTACACTTTGTCAACCAGAATATGTCAACCATGGGTCTGCAGGTGGCTGATATGGACAAAcag tTTTCTGATGGTgtgattctgctgctgctgatcggACAGTTGGAGGGCTTCTTTATCCCGCTGTGCGACTTCAACCTGACCCCTGTCAGTCACTCTGAAATG CTTCATAATGTGACCTTAGCCTTGGATCTCTTGAATGATATGGGCCTACAAATGTCCAGTATTGACCCACAAG ATATTGTCTCTCAGGACGTCACTGCCACCTTGAAGGTCCTGTACGCCCTGTTCAAGAAGCACAAAGGGAAATGA
- the parvb gene encoding beta-parvin isoform X2 produces MAGLLCGTKRKKQVSDLHEEGKNAINAPMLPTGVDIHPEDTLLEENTERIMLDPTSRENLKFKDLLKVLIDWINSELEEDRIIVKDLEEDCYDGQVLQKLFEKLSGRKLNVAEVTQSEIGQKQKLQTVLEAVNELLRPHGWTIEWSVDSIHSKNLVAILYLLVALAMHFQAPIRLPEHVSVQVVVVKKREGILQTAVVTKQLTSTTEMMMGRFERDAFDTLLDHAPDKLNVVKTSLITFVNKHLNKLNLEVTELESQFADGVYLILLMGLLEDYFVPLYNFYLTPESFEQKVHNVSFAFELMQDGGLKKPKARPEDVVNLNLKSTLRVLYNLFTNYKNSE; encoded by the exons tcaGCGATCTACACGAGGAGGGGAAGAATGCCATTAATGCTCCCATGCTTCCCACAGGGGTAGACATCCATCCAGAGGACACACTGCTGG aggaaaacacagagaggatcATGTTAGATCCAACGTCACGGGAAAATCTTAAATTTAAAGACCTGCTGAAG GTCTTGATCGACTGGATCAACAGTGAGTTGGAAGAAGACAGGATCATAGTCAAAGACCTGGAGGAGGACTGTTACGATGGACAAGTGCTCCAGAAGTTGTTTG AAAAGCTGTCGGGCAGGAAGCTGAACGTGGCTGAGGTGACCCAGTCGGAGATCGGTCAGAAGCAGAAGCTTCAGACGGTTTTGGAAGCTGTTAATGAACTGCTGAGGCCTCACGGCTGGACCATCGAGTGGAGTGTAGACT CGATCCATTCAAAGAACCTGGTGGCTATTCTCTATCTGCTGGTGGCTCTCGCTATGCACTTCCAGGCTCCCATCAGACTGCCCGAGCACGTCTCTGTGCAGGTGGTTGTGGTCAAG AAACGAGAGGGCATCCTGCAGACTGCTGTCGTGACCAAGCAGCTGACGAGTACGACAGA aatgATGATGGGAAGATTTG agagagatgcaTTTGACACTTTGCTGGATCACGCACCTGACAAGCTTAATGTGGTAAAAACG TCACTCATCACCTTTGTGAACAAACACCTGAACAAGTTAAACCTTGAAGTAACTGAGCTGGAATCTCAG TTCGCTGATGGAGTTTATCTGATTTTACTGATGGGGCTGCTGGAGGACTACTTCGTCCCTTTGTACAACTTCTACCTAACCCCCGAAAGCTTTGAACAAAAG GTCCACAATGTGTCATTTGCCTTTGAGCTGATGCAGGATGGAGGTCTGAAGAAACCTAAAGCCAGACCAGAAG ATGTTGTCAACCTGAACCTCAAGTCCACCCTTAGAGTTCTCTACAACCTGTTCACCAACTACAAAAACTCTGAGTGA
- the parvg gene encoding gamma-parvin isoform X2: protein METDIFANQKEEDAIDSQYFQGEKRKVIQPSSLKDPKLEKLKEVLTNWINGILKPEHIVVQSLQEDLYDGLVLHHLLSSLAGVHLPVEEMALTSTAQIRKLEVIMEELNKRLGLEDSDQIRWNVNLIHNKDLLATIHLLVAMVRCFQPETDLPPNVKIEVVIVEVGRSGIKSDVQVEILTQDSITRKDSISNTESEDPIEQLLKLEAHKVNTVKKAILHFVNQNMSTMGLQVADMDKQFSDGVILLLLIGQLEGFFIPLCDFNLTPVSHSEMLHNVTLALDLLNDMGLQMSSIDPQDIVSQDVTATLKVLYALFKKHKGK, encoded by the exons ATGGAGACTGATATCTTTGCGAATCAAAAAGAGGAAGATGCCATAGACTCTCAGTATTTCCAGG gagagaagaggaaagtcATTCAGCCATCATCTTTAAAAGACCCCAAACTAGAAAAGTTAAAGGAG GTGTTGACTAATTGGATCAATGGCATTTTGAAACCAGAGCACATAGTGGTTCAGAGTCTGCAGGAGGATCTGTACGATGGACTGGTGCTTCATCACCTGCTGT CCAGTTTGGCCGGTGTACACTTGCCCGTGGAGGAAATGGCACTGACCAGCACTGCTCAGATCCGCAAGCTGGAAGTGATCATGGAGGAGCTGAACAAGAGATTAGGCTTAGAGGACAGTGACCAGATCAGGTGGAATGTCAATC tCATCCACAACAAAGACCTTCTGGCCACTATTCATCTGCTGGTTGCCATGGTGAGATGTTTCCAGCCTGAAACTGATTTGCCACCGAATGTGAAGATTGAAGTTGTAATAGTGGAA GTCGGCAGAAGTGGAATAAAGTCAGATGTACAGGTGGAGATCCTAACTCAGGACAG CATAACAAGGAAGGACTCCATCAGCAACACTGAGA GCGAAGATCCCATTGAGCAACTGCTGAAGCTTGAGGCTCACAAGGTCAACACAGTGAAGAAG GCTATATTACACTTTGTCAACCAGAATATGTCAACCATGGGTCTGCAGGTGGCTGATATGGACAAAcag tTTTCTGATGGTgtgattctgctgctgctgatcggACAGTTGGAGGGCTTCTTTATCCCGCTGTGCGACTTCAACCTGACCCCTGTCAGTCACTCTGAAATG CTTCATAATGTGACCTTAGCCTTGGATCTCTTGAATGATATGGGCCTACAAATGTCCAGTATTGACCCACAAG ATATTGTCTCTCAGGACGTCACTGCCACCTTGAAGGTCCTGTACGCCCTGTTCAAGAAGCACAAAGGGAAATGA
- the parvb gene encoding beta-parvin isoform X1, producing MSLTATSAKMKKDESFLGRLGGTLARKKKSKEVSDLHEEGKNAINAPMLPTGVDIHPEDTLLEENTERIMLDPTSRENLKFKDLLKVLIDWINSELEEDRIIVKDLEEDCYDGQVLQKLFEKLSGRKLNVAEVTQSEIGQKQKLQTVLEAVNELLRPHGWTIEWSVDSIHSKNLVAILYLLVALAMHFQAPIRLPEHVSVQVVVVKKREGILQTAVVTKQLTSTTEMMMGRFERDAFDTLLDHAPDKLNVVKTSLITFVNKHLNKLNLEVTELESQFADGVYLILLMGLLEDYFVPLYNFYLTPESFEQKVHNVSFAFELMQDGGLKKPKARPEDVVNLNLKSTLRVLYNLFTNYKNSE from the exons tcaGCGATCTACACGAGGAGGGGAAGAATGCCATTAATGCTCCCATGCTTCCCACAGGGGTAGACATCCATCCAGAGGACACACTGCTGG aggaaaacacagagaggatcATGTTAGATCCAACGTCACGGGAAAATCTTAAATTTAAAGACCTGCTGAAG GTCTTGATCGACTGGATCAACAGTGAGTTGGAAGAAGACAGGATCATAGTCAAAGACCTGGAGGAGGACTGTTACGATGGACAAGTGCTCCAGAAGTTGTTTG AAAAGCTGTCGGGCAGGAAGCTGAACGTGGCTGAGGTGACCCAGTCGGAGATCGGTCAGAAGCAGAAGCTTCAGACGGTTTTGGAAGCTGTTAATGAACTGCTGAGGCCTCACGGCTGGACCATCGAGTGGAGTGTAGACT CGATCCATTCAAAGAACCTGGTGGCTATTCTCTATCTGCTGGTGGCTCTCGCTATGCACTTCCAGGCTCCCATCAGACTGCCCGAGCACGTCTCTGTGCAGGTGGTTGTGGTCAAG AAACGAGAGGGCATCCTGCAGACTGCTGTCGTGACCAAGCAGCTGACGAGTACGACAGA aatgATGATGGGAAGATTTG agagagatgcaTTTGACACTTTGCTGGATCACGCACCTGACAAGCTTAATGTGGTAAAAACG TCACTCATCACCTTTGTGAACAAACACCTGAACAAGTTAAACCTTGAAGTAACTGAGCTGGAATCTCAG TTCGCTGATGGAGTTTATCTGATTTTACTGATGGGGCTGCTGGAGGACTACTTCGTCCCTTTGTACAACTTCTACCTAACCCCCGAAAGCTTTGAACAAAAG GTCCACAATGTGTCATTTGCCTTTGAGCTGATGCAGGATGGAGGTCTGAAGAAACCTAAAGCCAGACCAGAAG ATGTTGTCAACCTGAACCTCAAGTCCACCCTTAGAGTTCTCTACAACCTGTTCACCAACTACAAAAACTCTGAGTGA
- the parvb gene encoding beta-parvin isoform X3: MDANNLSDLHEEGKNAINAPMLPTGVDIHPEDTLLEENTERIMLDPTSRENLKFKDLLKVLIDWINSELEEDRIIVKDLEEDCYDGQVLQKLFEKLSGRKLNVAEVTQSEIGQKQKLQTVLEAVNELLRPHGWTIEWSVDSIHSKNLVAILYLLVALAMHFQAPIRLPEHVSVQVVVVKKREGILQTAVVTKQLTSTTEMMMGRFERDAFDTLLDHAPDKLNVVKTSLITFVNKHLNKLNLEVTELESQFADGVYLILLMGLLEDYFVPLYNFYLTPESFEQKVHNVSFAFELMQDGGLKKPKARPEDVVNLNLKSTLRVLYNLFTNYKNSE; this comes from the exons tcaGCGATCTACACGAGGAGGGGAAGAATGCCATTAATGCTCCCATGCTTCCCACAGGGGTAGACATCCATCCAGAGGACACACTGCTGG aggaaaacacagagaggatcATGTTAGATCCAACGTCACGGGAAAATCTTAAATTTAAAGACCTGCTGAAG GTCTTGATCGACTGGATCAACAGTGAGTTGGAAGAAGACAGGATCATAGTCAAAGACCTGGAGGAGGACTGTTACGATGGACAAGTGCTCCAGAAGTTGTTTG AAAAGCTGTCGGGCAGGAAGCTGAACGTGGCTGAGGTGACCCAGTCGGAGATCGGTCAGAAGCAGAAGCTTCAGACGGTTTTGGAAGCTGTTAATGAACTGCTGAGGCCTCACGGCTGGACCATCGAGTGGAGTGTAGACT CGATCCATTCAAAGAACCTGGTGGCTATTCTCTATCTGCTGGTGGCTCTCGCTATGCACTTCCAGGCTCCCATCAGACTGCCCGAGCACGTCTCTGTGCAGGTGGTTGTGGTCAAG AAACGAGAGGGCATCCTGCAGACTGCTGTCGTGACCAAGCAGCTGACGAGTACGACAGA aatgATGATGGGAAGATTTG agagagatgcaTTTGACACTTTGCTGGATCACGCACCTGACAAGCTTAATGTGGTAAAAACG TCACTCATCACCTTTGTGAACAAACACCTGAACAAGTTAAACCTTGAAGTAACTGAGCTGGAATCTCAG TTCGCTGATGGAGTTTATCTGATTTTACTGATGGGGCTGCTGGAGGACTACTTCGTCCCTTTGTACAACTTCTACCTAACCCCCGAAAGCTTTGAACAAAAG GTCCACAATGTGTCATTTGCCTTTGAGCTGATGCAGGATGGAGGTCTGAAGAAACCTAAAGCCAGACCAGAAG ATGTTGTCAACCTGAACCTCAAGTCCACCCTTAGAGTTCTCTACAACCTGTTCACCAACTACAAAAACTCTGAGTGA